A segment of the Streptomyces sp. NBC_01235 genome:
GGGCCCCAGCCCGGGTGCCGAGGCTCTGAGACTGCTCAAGTCGCTTGGCGGGGGCGGAATCTGACGGACACGATGATCCGCATGACAGGAATCGCGGGGCTGAACCCCAAGCACAACTTCGTGCTGGTCATCCGGGACGCAGACGTGGTCGCGGCGGCGTTGCGCCAGGCGGTGGCCGGTGCTTCGGACGGGGAGCGGGCGGGGCTGGAGCGCGCCGTCGCGCTCGTCGAGGCCCACGCCGCCGTCGGTGAAGCTCAACTGCGCGCACGCTGGGTTCGCTCCCGGCTGGACGCCGTCGGTTTCACTGGGGACGTCGCCTCGGTCGCGGCGGTGAAGGCGCTGCGCAAGGCGGAGCCGAAGCTGAGCCTGCTGGCGGCGGTCCAACTGCAGAAGGAGGCAGTGGCCCATCCGGAGTGAGTCGGTACGCCGGGACGAGCGGGCGGCCTCGGCCGACAGGCGGCCGTCCGCTCGTTCCGGCGCCGGGGCTAGCCCTGCCTGCGGGTCCTTCGGGCCGTGTACAGCTTCCAGGTGGCGAAGGCCAGGGGGAGTTCCAGGATCCAGACGCCCACGACCGCGTCCCACTCCGGGTTGGTGGCCGCGGACTCGTCGGCGGTGATCACCGCGCAGAGCAGGCCCCAGGCGGCTGCCAGGAGGCCCACGAGCCAGAGGGCGGTGGTCCAGCCCCAGGTGGAGCGGCCGCCGGCGGAGGACTGTGGGGCCGGGGTCCGCTTGCGGGGCTGGGGGATGCGGTCGGGCTCGCGGGCCGGCATCCGTACCGTCGACTGTGGGGCGACCGCCGCGTCCAGTGCCGCTATCCGGTCCGGGGTCACTCCCCGGTACAGGGTGGGCTCCACCGTGACCGAGAAACCGTCGTGGCCGGTGAGAGTGCGGGCGCCGTCGGGACGGGTGGTCATCGCCGCGATGGCGTCGTAGCGGACGGTGATCGGGCCCCTCGGGGTCAGGAGGCTCACGCCCTCGGCGCCGATGACCAGGGTGACCTGTTCGTCCTCCAGGGACTGGTGACGGGTGCCGGTGACGGAGGTCGTGGAGAACTGGGGGGCGAGGGTGAAGCCCGCCCAGTCGACGCCCCCGCCGGGGACCTGGAGCAGCGCGCCGTCCCAGGTCTCGCGGGCGACCTGGCGCAGGTCGTCCGGCGTCACCGCGTTCAGCTCCGCCTTGTGCTGCTCGGGGGTGAGGATGCGGTGCCCGAGCAGCAGGCTCAGCGCATACGAGGGGAGGGTGGCGGCGCCGAGGTCGGGGGTGTCGTACATCTTGAGGAGTTTGGTGCGGACGGAGTCCAGTTCCGACTGCTCGATGCGGCCCGCGCGAAGGCGGGCGAGCGTGTCGACGAAGCCGCCGACGACCGCGTCCTGCTTCTGCGGCAGGGAGTCGGCGTACGCGGTGAGGGTGGCGAAGTCGGCGTCGCGCGGGGTGTAGTCGGCCTCCGCGGAGTAGGAGTAGCCGCCCTCCTGGCGCAGGTCCTGGAAGAGGGCCCGGCCGAGGACGTCCGCGAAGACGCTGGCGGCGGTGGAACGGCGCAGGACGGCGGTGAGGACGACGTGGCCGTCGTCGCCGCTGATGTACGCGGGGGTGGTGGGCAGCGCGCTGGTCGCGGTGGGGGCGGGGAAGCGGGTGCCCTGGGGGAGGGTGAGGTCCAGGCCCTCGGGCACGTGGTCGCTGGTGATCCACAGCACCGCGTTGTCCCTGGTGAAGCGGGTCTGCGCCCAGTGACGTACCTGATCGGGCGTCAGGCTCCAGGTGCCCAGCTCGTTGTAGCTGGTCAGGCCGTAGCTCTGGGCGCCGTAGCGCCACAGCGGCATCTGCTGCCGGGGGCCGCCGCCGTGGCCGGCCGCCTCCGTGCGGAGGATCTCCTTCTCCGTCTCCAGCCGTTCCATCGGCAGGTCGCGCAGCCCCGCGCACACGCTGTTGAGGTACTTGACGACCTCCTCCTCGCTGCCGGTGACGTGGAAGAGGGTGTACGTGTTCGCCGTCGCGCCGTTGTAGTGCAGGTCGGACAGGCCGAGGCGGTGCAGGGCGAGGTGCTCGACGAGGTGGGTGATGCCGGCGGTGGCGAGGGTCTCGTCGGCGCGGCCCACCCGGAAGAAGAGACCGGCGGTGATCTCGTTGCCGGAGGAGGGGGCGTAGAGGGTGGGGATGTGCTGGGTGGTGGTGTGGGAGACCAGGCCGGAGAGGGCCGTGAGAGCGGCCAGGCCGTTGTCGTTGTCGTTGCCGAGGTTGTCGTGCTCGTGCTCGTGCAGGTTCGTGGTCATCGGTTGCCGCCTCCCCGGCTTTCCAGCGCGGCCTTGCGGGACTTGAGGTACGCCGACTTCTTGTCGGGCAGGTACTGCCAGGGGAACTCGGACGCGCGGTCGCCGAGGAAGGCGAAGTGCGGGGCCGCGTCCGCGAAGTGGCCGCCGAGCGAGAAGGCGAACGCGAACGCGTTGTGCGCGCCGATCGAGTTCCAGTCGGGCCGGTGATCGGGGTGCAGTACGGAGACCTGGGCGGCGTGGCGCAGGTCGTCGCGGACCGGTACGCCCCGCATGTAGGCGGCGTCCTCGCCGCTGTCCAGATCCAGCCAGTGCTCGATGTGGGCGAGGGCGACCAGGGCGCCGGAGTTCGAACCGTCGGGGGCGGCGGTCGCGCACTCGCGGGCGAAGCCGTGCGCCGCGTCCCAGGAGCCGCTCCACTTCGGGCACAGCTGCTGGAGCAGCTGCGTCTGGGCGCGGTAGTGGTGGGGGTGGTGGGCGGACAGCCGGTCGTAGCGGCGGCGGGCCTCCGTCTGGCCCAGTTGCAGGCCGCGGGCGGTCATCAGGCGGGCGGTCCAGGCGGGGGCGTACGCGGGCTGCTCGGCGCACACCTCGATCAGCAGCTGCTCGGCCCGGCGCAGCCAGTCGTGGAACTGGGTGAACTGCTCCCGAGAGACGTGCTGGGCGCGGGCGCCGCTGCGGATGTCCCAGCCGATGTAGACGTACCGCTCGGCGAGGAGCGCGCGCGGGAGCGGGTCGCCGGGGAGGTCGGCGGCCGCCCGCTCCAGGAAGTTCTCGACGCCGGGGATGTCGGCGAGGAGGCTGGAGGCCGAGGCGAGCCGGTCGACGGAGTCGAGCGCCGCGAAGTAGGCCCGGACCGCCGGCCAGTCCCCGGCCTGCGCGGCGGTGCGCAGCGGGATCAGCTCGGGTGTGTTGTCGTACGGGTCGAATGTCGGCCCCGACGAGCCCGTGTCGGCACCCATGGGTATGCCGCTGGTGGTGCTGGTCATTCCTCCGCCCCCTGGCGTCACTGTCCGCGGCGCGCGGGCTGGCCCCCCAGGGCGCGCGGCGGTGTTCGTCTTCGTCTTGACGTTCCTCTTGACGTGATCAAGTCGCCGCAGGCTAGCAGCCGCCTGTGACAGCACGGCCGTAGGGTGCTCGGCATGAGCATCATCGGGGTCGGTATCGACGTGGCCGAGATCGAGCGGTTCGCGGCGTCGCTGGAACGGACGCCGGGACTCGCCCAGCGGCTTTTTCTGGAGAGCGAGTTGTTGCTGCCGAGCGGGGAGCGGCGGGGGGTCGCCTCGCTGGCGGCGCGGTTCGCGGCGAAGGAGGCGCTGGCCAAGGCGCTGGGGGCGCCGCCCGGGCTGCTGTGGACGGACGCGGAGGTGTATGTCGAGGACAGCGGGCGCCCCCGGTTGCGGGTGCGGGGGAGTGTCGCCGCGCGGGCGGCCGAACTGGGGGTTCAAGGGTGGCATGTGTCGTTGAGTCATGACGCGGGGGTCGCCTCGGCGGTGGTCGTGGCCGAGGGGTGAGGTGAGCCGGAGGTGGGCGGAGCGGGTGCGGGGGCGGGGGTGTTCGCGAGAAACTCGACGGCATGCGTACTGCCTACTGCGTCGAGACCGTCCGTCGTGCCGAGCGGGAGCTGATGGCCCGGGTTCCTGAAGGGGCCCTCATGCAGCGGGCCGCCGCCGGGCTCGCCGCCGCGTGTGCGGATCTGCTCGGGCGGGTGTACGGGCGGCGCGTCGTGCTGCTGGTCGGCAGTGGGGACAACGGGGGTGACGCCCTGTATGCCGGGGCGCGGCTCGCCCGGCGGGGGGCGGGGGTCACCGCGGTGCTGCTGGCGCCCGAGCGCACGCATGCCGGAGGGCTGGCGGCCCTGCGGCGGGCCGGTGGGCGCACGGTCGCGTCCGACGGCGCCGAGGAGGTCGTCCGGCGGGCCGACATCGTGCTCGACGGCATCGTCGGGATCGGGGGGAAGGGCGGGCTGCGGCCGGAGGCGGCCGCGCTGGCCGCGGTCGTCGCCGAGGCGCGGGCCGTCGTCGTCGCCGTCGATCTGCCCAGTGGTGTCGACGCCGACACCGGTGAGGTGCACGGGAGTGCGATCCGCGCCGACCTGACCGTCACCTTCGGCACGCACAAGCCGGGGCTGCTCGTCGATCCCGCGCGGGAGTACGCCGGGTCGGTGCGGCTCGTCGACATCGGGCTCGGGGACGAACTGCCCGCCGAGCCCGAGCTGGAGGCCCTGCAACACGCGGACGTGGCCGCCCTGCTGCCGGTGCCGGGCGGGGAGAGCGACAAGTACCGGCGGGGCGTCGTCGGGATCGCGGCCGGATCCGCCCGTTACCCCGGGGCCGCCGTGCTGGCCGTCGCGGGGGCGCTGCGCGGCGGGGCGGGGGCCGTGCGGTACGTCGGGCCGGCCGGCGACGCGGTCGTCGCGCGGTTTCCCGAGACGCTCGTGTCCGACCAGGGGCCGAAGCAGGCCGGGCGGGTGCAGGCGTGGGTCGTCGGGCCGGGGGCCGGGGACGACGCGGGGACGGTGGCGGAGGTGCTGGCCGCCCAGGTGCCGGTGCTGATCGACGCGGACGGGCTGCGGCTGGCGGACGCCGCCGCGGTGCGGGGGCGTACCGCGCCGA
Coding sequences within it:
- a CDS encoding M16 family metallopeptidase; this encodes MTTNLHEHEHDNLGNDNDNGLAALTALSGLVSHTTTQHIPTLYAPSSGNEITAGLFFRVGRADETLATAGITHLVEHLALHRLGLSDLHYNGATANTYTLFHVTGSEEEVVKYLNSVCAGLRDLPMERLETEKEILRTEAAGHGGGPRQQMPLWRYGAQSYGLTSYNELGTWSLTPDQVRHWAQTRFTRDNAVLWITSDHVPEGLDLTLPQGTRFPAPTATSALPTTPAYISGDDGHVVLTAVLRRSTAASVFADVLGRALFQDLRQEGGYSYSAEADYTPRDADFATLTAYADSLPQKQDAVVGGFVDTLARLRAGRIEQSELDSVRTKLLKMYDTPDLGAATLPSYALSLLLGHRILTPEQHKAELNAVTPDDLRQVARETWDGALLQVPGGGVDWAGFTLAPQFSTTSVTGTRHQSLEDEQVTLVIGAEGVSLLTPRGPITVRYDAIAAMTTRPDGARTLTGHDGFSVTVEPTLYRGVTPDRIAALDAAVAPQSTVRMPAREPDRIPQPRKRTPAPQSSAGGRSTWGWTTALWLVGLLAAAWGLLCAVITADESAATNPEWDAVVGVWILELPLAFATWKLYTARRTRRQG
- a CDS encoding holo-ACP synthase, with amino-acid sequence MSIIGVGIDVAEIERFAASLERTPGLAQRLFLESELLLPSGERRGVASLAARFAAKEALAKALGAPPGLLWTDAEVYVEDSGRPRLRVRGSVAARAAELGVQGWHVSLSHDAGVASAVVVAEG
- a CDS encoding NAD(P)H-hydrate dehydratase; translation: MRTAYCVETVRRAERELMARVPEGALMQRAAAGLAAACADLLGRVYGRRVVLLVGSGDNGGDALYAGARLARRGAGVTAVLLAPERTHAGGLAALRRAGGRTVASDGAEEVVRRADIVLDGIVGIGGKGGLRPEAAALAAVVAEARAVVVAVDLPSGVDADTGEVHGSAIRADLTVTFGTHKPGLLVDPAREYAGSVRLVDIGLGDELPAEPELEALQHADVAALLPVPGGESDKYRRGVVGIAAGSARYPGAAVLAVAGALRGGAGAVRYVGPAGDAVVARFPETLVSDQGPKQAGRVQAWVVGPGAGDDAGTVAEVLAAQVPVLIDADGLRLADAAAVRGRTAPTLMTPHAGEAAALLGVAREEVEGARLASARELAARYRATVLLKGSTTLVAEAGGAGVVRVNATGTAWLATAGSGDVLSGLAGSLLAAGLSALDAGSVGAYLHGLAGRFAAVGAPVGAHDVAEAVREAWRDVRG